In Rhea pennata isolate bPtePen1 chromosome 22, bPtePen1.pri, whole genome shotgun sequence, a single genomic region encodes these proteins:
- the ZBTB48 gene encoding telomere zinc finger-associated protein, with product MAAAAAAHSVRVLRELNRQRAAGQFCDATLGVGGREFRAHWPVLASCSRFFRARGGGGRVALPEGLADTFQLLLDFFYTGRLALTAHNRARLLAAAEQLGVPDAVALCRAFRPAAGARPAPAPAPGRDGDGGRAPEKKPPRSKRKPKPGERPGSSGPAGRPELPEAATPGSRKGTAVPVECPTCHKTFLSKYYLKVHNRKHTGEKPFECSKCGKCYFRKENLLEHEARNCMNRSEQVFTCSVCQEVFKRRMELRLHMVSHTGEMPYKCSSCAQQFMQKKDLQSHMIKLHGAPKPHACSTCSKCFLSRTELRLHEAFKHRGEKLFVCEECGHRASSRNGLQMHIKAKHRNERPYVCEFCHHAFTQKANLNMHLRTHTGEKPFQCHLCGKTFRTQASLDKHNRTHTGERPFSCEFCEQRFTEKGPLLRHIASRHQEGRPHFCQICGKTFKAVEQLRVHVRRHKGVRKFECTECGYKFTRQAHLRRHMEIHDRVENYNPRQRKLRNLIIEDEKAVVVALQPPQELEVGSAEVIVESLSHSSLAEEIPVQRLCSNENFSTADVIEQSLIITTTIPEDCET from the exons atggcggcggcggcggcggcgcacaGCGTGCGCGTGCTGCGCGAGCTGAACCGGCAGCGCGCGGCCGGGCAGTTCTGCGACGCGACGCTGGGCGTGGGCGGCCGCGAGTTCCGCGCCCACTGGCCCGTGCTGGCCAGCTGCTCGCGCTTCttccgcgcccgcggcggcggcgggcgcgtgGCGCTGCCCGAGGGCCTCGCCGACACCTTCCAGCTCCTCCTCGACTTCTTCTACACCGGGCGCCTGGCGCTGACGGCGCACAACCGCGCCCGCCTCCTGGCCGCCGCCGAGCAGCTCGGCGTGCCCGACGCCGTGGCGCTCTGCCGCGCCTtccggcccgccgcc ggcgcccgcccggccccggccccggccccggggcgcgaCGGCGacggcggccgcgctcccgaGAAAAAGCCCCCACGGAGCAAAAGGAAGCCGAAGCCGGGGGAAAGGCCCGGCAGTTCGGGGCCGGCAGGGAGGCCGGAACTGCCGGAGGCCGCGACGCCGGGGAGCAGAAAAGGTACAGCTGTGCCGGTTGAGTGCCCCACCTGTCATAAAACGTTCCTCAGCAAATATTACCTAAAAGTGCACAACAG GAAACACACTGGAGAAAAGCCATTTGAATGTTCCAAATGTGGtaaatgttattttagaaaagagaatCTACTGGAACACGAAGCTAGAAATTGCATGAACCGATCTGAGCAG GTTTTCACGTGCTCTGTCTGCCAGGAGGTATTTAAGAGGCGAATGGAACTGCGGTTGCACATGGTGTCGCACACGGGGGAAATGCCGTATAAG TGCTCCTCCTGTGCACAGCAGTTCATGCAGAAGAAGGACCTGCAGAGTCATATGATAAAGTTACATGGGGCACCAAAACCACACGCG TGCTCCACCTGCTCCAAGTGCTTTCTGTCTCGGACAGAGCTGCGCCTGCACGAGGCGTTCAAGCATCGGGGGGAGAAGCTGTTTGTCTGCGAAGAGTGTGGGCACAGAGCCTCAAGTCGCAACGGCTTGCAGATGCACATCAAGGCGAAGCACAG AAACGAGCGGCCCTATGTTTGTGAGTTCTGCCATCACGCCTTCACCCAGAAAGCCAACCTCAACATGCACCTGCGCACGCACACCGGCGAGAAGCCATTCCAGTGCCACCTCTGCGGCAAGACTTTCCGGACGCAAG CAAGCCTGGACAAGCACAACCGGACCCACACCGGGGAGCGCCCCTTCAGCTGCGAGTTCTGCGAGCAGAGGTTCACGGAGAAAGGGCCCCTCCTGAGGCACATCGCGAGCAGACATCAAGAAGGGAGACCCCACTTCTGCCAGATCTGTGGGAAAACGTTCAAAG CTGTTGAACAGCTGCGTGTCCACGTCCGCAGACACAAGGGAGTGAGGAAGTTTGAATGCACTGAATGTGGCTACAAGTTTACGCGACAG GCTCACTTGCGGCGCCACATGGAGATTCACGACCGGGTCGAGAACTACAATCCGCGGCAGCGGAAGCTGCGAAACCTGATCATCGAGGACGAGAAGGCCGTGGTGGTGGCGCTGCAGCCGCCCCAGGAGCTGGAGGTGGGCTCGGCCGAGGTCATCGTGGAGTCCCTGTCCCACAGCTCCCTGGCCGAGGAGATCCCTGTGCAGAGACTCTGTTCAAACGAGAACTTCTCTACAGCAGATGTTATCGAACAATCGCttataataacaacaacaattcCTGAAGACTGTGAAACATAA